In Fusarium oxysporum f. sp. lycopersici 4287 chromosome 4, whole genome shotgun sequence, a genomic segment contains:
- a CDS encoding oxidation resistance protein 1 has translation MSSSDRNESPETPESSGAATPNNPNRASASYITNMWTGLIRRFSSEGSFPSQADTAYDDDYKYHNGNGTKDGINGVFTPVRRTASPLRPPPLDPLVLHGYRQGTPTSAKLLTAAVAEEIRTMVPERLRIVDDWHLVYSLEQDGASLATLYQRCRQYEGKRAGFVLVVKDLEGGIFGAYLSEYPHPAHSYFGNGECFLWRASTITPLPPPPSADTTNLNSRITTLAPPPPSSESNTPTHSRAPSPTPSEAVRFKAFPYSGLNDFCINCETGFLSVGSGGGHYGLWLDNGLENGHSSRCETFGNEPLSDEGTKFGVIGVELWVMGV, from the exons ATGAGCTCTTCTGACCGCAACGAATCCCCCGAAACTCCCGAATCTTCTGGCGCCGCTACACCCAACAATCCTAATCGCGCCTCTGCATCCTACATCACAAACATGTGGACCGGCCTCATCCGTCGCTTCTCTAGTGAGGGTTCGTTCCCTAGCCAGGCCGACACCGCCTACGACGACGACTACAAGTACCACAACGGCAATGGCACAAAGGACGGTATAAACGGTGTCTTCACACCCGTGCGCCGTACAGCGAGCCCCCTTCGTCCTCCACCTCTGGatcctcttgttcttcatggTTATCGTCAGGGCACGCCCACGTCGGCTAAGTTACTGACGGCCGCTGTCGCGGAGGAGATTCGCACCATGGTTCCTGAGCGCCTACGCATCGTGGACGACTGGCATCTGGTCTACAGCCTTGAGCAGGACGGCGCGAGCTTGGCGACTCTGTATCAGCGCTGTCGACAATACGAAGGCAAACGAGCTGGTTTTGTCCTGGTCGTCAAAGACCTAGAAGGAGGG ATCTTTGGCGCATACCTATCCGAATACCCGCATCCTGCGCACTCGTACTTCGGTAACGGCGAATGCTTCCTCTGGCGAGCCTCGACTATCACGCctcttccaccacctccatCAGCTGATACGACAAACCTGAACTCTCGAATTACAACGCTCGCCCCGCCACCGCCTTCGTCGGAGAGCAACACCCCTACACATTCTCGCGCGCCGTCGCCTACACCTAGCGAAGCTGTCAGGTTCAAAGCATTCCCATACAGTGGTCTAAATGACTTCTGCATCAACTGCGAGACCGGCTTTCTAAGTGTTGGATCAGGCGGTGGGCACTACGGGCTATGGTTAGACAACGGACTTGAAAACGGACATAGCTCAAGGTGCGAAACCTTTGGTAACGAACCTCTGAGTGACGAGGGAACCAAATTTGGCGTCATCGGAGTCGAACTCTGGGTTATGGGCgtatga
- a CDS encoding uroporphyrinogen-III synthase has product MNPYIYASDQSQLIMTTTNSTTEQASRIPVLLLKTRSSPGDSYEDLFSESSIHGSGFAPQFVPVLLHQFHSDGMKEVAALLRDRRIGNQEHHEYGGLIFTSQRAVEAFVKLVEDGKAEDTPNPEDNTSWPHLQNIPVYSVGPATTRALAAVPQDPPLKVFGSHTGNGAALAPFILAHYYEWYRDQARATLPPILFLVGETRRDIIPKTLQDGALPDTERIRVTETVVYGTGVMESFPVDLRRVLSETRNDPMRWIVVFSPTGCDSMLRVMGILDPETNKVYKGYERDGKTFIATIGPTTRDHLLSFGFEPDVCAESPTPQGVLEGIQAFMAKRQS; this is encoded by the exons ATGAATCCATACATATACGCATCAGACCAATCTCaactcatcatgacaactACCAATTCCACCACGGAGCAAGCCTCCAGGATACCTGTTCTCCTACTCAAGACGAGATCGAGCCCTGGCGATTCCTACGAGGATCTTTTCTCAGAATCTAGTATTCATGGCAGTGGTTTTGCGCCGCAGTTCGTGCCTGTTCTGCTGCATCAATTTCACAGTGATGGCATGAAGGAAGTCGCAGCGCTACTTCGCGATCGCCGCATCGGAAACCAGGAACATCATGAATACGGCGGCTTGATCTTCACATCGCAACGCGCCGTCGAAGCTTTTGTGAAGCTTGTCGAAGATGGTAAAGCCG AGGACACTCCCAACCCTGAGGATAACACCTCATGGCCCCATCTACAGAACATCCCCGTCTACAGTGTCGGCCCCGCCACTACTCGCGCCCTCGCCGCCGTccctcaagatcctcctcTCAAAGTCTTCGGTAGCCACACAGGCAACGGCGCAGCCCTGGCTCCTTTTATCCTCGCCCACTACTACGAATGGTACCGCGACCAAGCTCGTGCGACTCTCCCGCCGATTCTATTCCTCGTTGGAGAGACCCGCCGTGACATCATCCCCAAAACGCTACAGGACGGCGCACTACCGGATACAGAGCGCATTCGTGTGACAGAGACGGTCGTCTATGGGACGGGTGTCATGGAGAGCTTTCCGGTTGATCTACGCAGGGTCCTCAGCGAAACGCGCAATGATCCTATGCGATGGATTGTGGTATTCTCACCAACCGGATGCGATAGTATGCTTCGAGTCATGGGAATTCTGGATCCTGAAACCAATAAAGTGTATAAGGGCTACGAACGGGACGGCAAGACGTTTATCGCGACCATCGGACCTACGACGAGAGATCACCTGCTGTCCTTTGGATTCGAGCCTGACGTGTGCGCAGAGTCACCGACACCTCAAGGAGTACTGGAAGGGATCCAGGCGTTTATGGCCAAGAGACAGAGCTGA